The Lactuca sativa cultivar Salinas chromosome 2, Lsat_Salinas_v11, whole genome shotgun sequence genome includes the window TTTTTCCTGATTTCCCTTGATGTGCTTTTGTTCTGAAATCTGAATGTTGTGTTCATGTAGAATCACTAGAATGTAATGATGTGAGATGATGAACTAATATAGATGCCATTTTTTcaatgattagaataaatatgtaggtgtttttttaattatttaactaattgTTACATTTCTGGAAAATGGGTTCAAACCcaaaacccatgggtttaaacccagaAACCGTAAGtgtatgggttgaacccaagaaaccgagAAACCGCCCAAACCATATCAGAAACCGAGAAACCGAACCGACCAGAAACCGACCCTATTGGGTTCTAAAAACCAGAAACCGATCATTtacgggttgggttgggttggggTCCAAAACCGACCCAAACCAACCCATGCACAGCCCtaatataagcttaggtacccaaactcataataatacgtcgttttgtttgatatattcattataatattgttaaacttcaatccttaacttgatttatattcaatatttttaaattttcattattatCTTCTttttacatcacatctttttgtcgaacacttactaggctatatatattattgttgaaaatgacaattatgtaagaggaagataaatatgaaatttataaaaatctttgaaGTAATTCAatttagaagttgaattataagaacattggacaattacaatgtctatatatgatacaaaacgatgtAGTATGGTGagtttaggtacctaagcttatatacccttaagggtatattcacttttccctaagcttatatacccttaagggttgaagtttaagaaccttaagcaattacaatgtaaatatgatacaaatCGATATAGTATTAtggagttaggtacctaagcttatataaggttgttaggtatattcactttatatatatatatatatatatatatatatatatatatatatatatatatatatatatatatatatatatatatatatatatatatatatatagccttgAACAACAAGCAATAAAAGAGAAGGAAACTATACTAATTAGACGGATACAATGAAAAGGAATCATCATTTAAAACAAACTCCTTTGTATGCTTGAAGCCTTGAACAACAAGCAATAAAAGATAAGGAAACTATCCTAATTAAACTAAACGGGTACAAGAAAAATTAAGGAATCCTAATTTTAAACAGACTCCATTAAATACCGCGCATCCCCTATTTATTATTAATTCTCATATTAGTCTTTGTAATTGGAGTACAACAATCCTTTCCTTGTTAGATAGCTATCTTTGTGTATATAAGCACTCGATGATATTATGATAATCATGAAATCAAGTGATTGAATTCCTTTAGTTAAAACATTGACTCAAAATTCTATTCTAGCTGAACTTATCGCCTACATCTTCTTAGTTATCTGAAGCTTTCATAGCTATCCTTTTCTGCATATAAGTATCTAAGACCATTGCTTTTATCACACGTTCTCGATTTTGTCTTTCATCATTGGCACACGATTCCACCATTCCAAGCGTCCAGAATTAAGGTACGTTATCTTCTTCCTTTTTGCTGTTATAAATCCTGTATCTGGTCCAATTTTTGAATCTCTCATACTTTGTGCCCTAGTTTACTTCTCAATAAGTTAGCGATGCCTTCCCTCCTCTGAACCACCGCGCAGATGTTTGTTTATTATCTATGAGTAGGAAAATTGAGTAGTAAAAATATACAGAAGTAATGCGATATCTACCTGTCTACCTGAGGTAAAGTTGTTCGGAAAATATGAAGGTAATGCAGATAGCAGATATTGATCCCATGAACAAAAAAGAAACTCATCGTTGTTATAATTTCACTCTTTCATCCCCAAAGTTTCAAGAATGTGATTTCTAGGTTGTTCGCACACAAAATTAGTAtttattcttatttctgtgctgGTCCCACGTTTGAATTCAGATCAGATGTCACGTCTTCTCCATCTCAATGATATGTTTGGTTACATTACATCTCAGGCTCAATGCTCGCTGATTAAGTTCTAGTTGCAGTGGCTAATTAAAACATAACTGCGGAATATTTTAGCCTTTTTCTATGCTTGGTTTTGGCCCTTTTTGCCCTACAATAAATGTGACTTACAAGTCTTTTCCTATTCTTAGATTCCAAGACGTTGTTTTATAGCCTCTAGCTCTCTACATTTATGTTGACTATTTATTTAGTATTAGATATTATTTTATAGCCTTATTTAGCTCTAGCTCTCTACAATAAAATTGACTCAGTTCTAGCTTTACCAAAAACTTCTGATGTGTTCCAATTTCTTGTTGCAGTCTTACCAAACAGTCTTACCATACGCATACAAAATTATCTATACACTCAGAAAGCAGTTGCCCGATATCGTCACAGaagatttaaatataaattttgaagATTCCGACAATGTCTTTGTGTAAACCTGGCATTATAATCTAGATTATAATTCTTATATTTTCTAAAAGATAAAAGATGTCTGGAAGAGGTAAAGTTCCAGCCATTGGTATAGATCTCGGAACAACATACTCTTGTGTTTCTGTTTGGCAACACAACAACGTTGAGATTATAGCAAACGATCAAGGCAATCGGACAACTCCCTCTTTTGTTGCCTTCAACGACACTGAACGTTTGGTTGGGGATTCTGCCAAGAACCAGGCTGCATATAACCCCACCAATACCATATTCGGTCTGTTActatatatttgtttattattattattatctttattttttaataaagaGGTCATGGATTAATACCTGGTTTACGTATATGCAACAGATGTTAAGCGGTTGATTGGAAGAAGAGCGAGTGATGAAATTGTTCAAAAAGACATGAAGTTGTGGCCTTTTAAAGTTGAGGCTGGAAGTGACGACAAGCCAAAGATTTTAGTTACATATAAAGGTGAAGAGAAGGAATTTTCCGCTGAAGAAATATCTTCCATGGTTTTAGCAAAGATGAAAAGGGTAGCAGAGACATTTCTTGGATCAGATGTTGAAAAGGCAGTGATCACTGTTCCAGCTCATTTCAATGATTCTCAACGCCAATCAACAAAGGATGCTGCTAAAGTTGCTGGACTTGAGGTTCTGCGCATGATTAACGAACCTACTGCAGCTGCAATTGCTTATGCTCTAGAAAAGAGAGCTTGTGAAATGAATGTTCTAGTTTTTGACATTGGTGGTGGTACTTTTGATGTTTCTGTTATCAGTATTGATAGAGAGGGACACATCCAGGTTAAAGCAACGGGTGGTGACACACATTTAGGTGGAGAGGATTTTGATAACCGAATGGTTAAACATTTTGTTGAAGAAATTAAGAGAAAGCACAAAGAGGACATTAGTAGCAACCAAAGGGCTTTAGGTAGGTTGAGGGTTCACTGTGAGAGGGCAAAGAGGATTGTTTCAACAGCTGTTCAGACTAGAATTGACATTGATTGCTTAGTTAATGGTAAAGATTTTTCTTTAAAGTTTACTCGTGCAAAGTTCGAGGAGGTTAACATGGATTTGTTCAATAAGTGTATGGAACCTGTGGAACAGTGTTTGAGGGATGCGAATATGAACAAGGATAGCATTGATGAAGTGGTTCTTGTCGGTGGATCAACCAGGATTCCTAAGGTACAACAATTGTTGCAAGAGTTGTTCAACGGAAAGTCACTTTGCCAGAATATCAATCCTGATGAGGCTGTTGCACATGGTGCTGGAATTCTAGCAGCACAATTAAGTGGCATGGGTGATGAAGCTGTGCAGGGTCTGGAGCTAATTGACATTACTCCTTTATCACTTGGCTTTAAGGTTAAAGGAGATCTTATGTATGTGTTAATTCCAAGAAATTCACCTATTCCAACCAAGAAGGAAGATACATTCTGTACGTCTTTTGAAAACCAAACTGTTGTaaattttgatgtttatcaagGTGAGAGAGACAAAGCTTCTGAGAACTATCTCTTAGGAAGACTTGAGCTATCTGGCTTTCCTTCTGCTCCAAGGGGGGAAGTTAAGTTCAACGCATGCTTTGAGATTGATGCTGATGGGATCTTGAATGTTTCTGCCAGAGAAATAACCTCTGGCGTGAACAAGACAATCAAGATAACACACAATGGTAGTTTGTCGAAAGAAGAGATTGAAAAGATGATTGAAGATGCTGAACGATATAAGTTTGAAGATGAAGCACACTTAAAGAAGGTGATGTCCCATATAGCTCTAGACAACTTTGTTTCCAAGGTTCAAGCGAGTCTTAAAAAAATGGGGCTTAATGAAAAAGACTTGAAAGACCTAGACCACCAGATTGCAGAGACGATTGAGTGGCTTGATGAGAACCCTGATGCTGAAGAAGGTGAGTTGGAGGACAAGAAAACTGAGCTTTACAATCTATGCACACAGAAGAAGTTAAGccatgaagcaaaagcttcactTAATAGTTTATTTGATTCAGTAAACTTTGAACGCTGAAAATAGCTAAAATTAAATATGTAAATGAtcagtttttgacgttctttatatgattGGTAATATCCTTTAATGATATCACTTTCAAAATCTAAGCAAGGTTGTTATTAATTATTAGACTTGTTTAATACACTTTTTATCCCAAGCCAATCCAATAGGAGAAATTACTTTCTCTAATCTATCGTCCATGTACATGTACAATCTTTAAAACATTCAGGTGCTTTTATGGGGACAACAGGGGTCTTGGGTCAGTTAGTTCGATGGCTAATTGGAGGTCGGTGTGTGTGGGGCATAATCAGCCACGTTTTCCTCGACATCACACCTGTTCACATAGACCTAAACTCTTTATTTTACAAAATCACCAAACTTATGGTCCTAGGTTGTTCCAACAAAGATTAATATCTTCATTTGATGTTTGAGACTCATAAGACTTATTCCAACTAGAACTGACCTAATCCGAAGAGGGGTGCATATCTCATCTAACATGTGCCCGATGTGCAACTCGTTCAATAAGGTCGAATTACATATGTTCTGTGATTGTTAGGGAGGTGGGTGCTCTTCTACTAGTTTGGTGGGTTGATTTGTCTTTCAACAACATACCACATTCTTTTGATTCTATATCGGAAGTGGGTAGCAACAAAGGAAGGGATGTTTTCCAAGTAGATGCTATGGAGGCAGCCGTTGGGTAAAATGACTTAAAATGGTAATGAAGTTTCAAAAATGtacaaaaaatatcattgtttTATTTTTAGTACTCAAAATACCTTTAAAGTATATTTTTTATACACAAAATACCAATGAAGTACACATGTGTTCTAATAAAACCTTGTGGGTAACCTATTACCGCAGGTAAcggaaaaatatcataaaaaggtaacaaaatttcaaaaatgttcaaaaaataccattatTTTTTTAGTATAAAAAATACCATTGAAATTTCCAAAATGTTCAAAAAAAACCATTGTTATTTTTTCAGAGCATATTTTGTTAACTTCGTTGTTTCCGGATTATATAGAACACAGTCATCGGAGATTAGTCACTGTCGTACCGGTTCACACCAGTTGTGTATTATCTTTCATTCCATCACTCGATCAGTTTGTATCTAAATCCATATTTAGGAATTCTCATGACATAACATCACACTCATTTCTCCTTTGTGTCTCTCTTGTGTCGCAACACTAATGAACGGCTAACCTTGATGTATAATATGTGCATCTATATAACGTATATATGTTTTAGGTTTGAGGCATATAATGTGATCGGGAAGAAAGAATGTTTAACTAATGTTATTACCCACTTACTTCTCTTGTTACCATAAGAGCAATTGAGTGAAAGAATGAAAGATATTTGCACAGTTGTTGTGAACTGATATAACGGTTCATGATCTCCGGTGGTTGTGTTCTACATAATCCGACAACAACACAATTAACAAAAAGTGTggtattttttaaacattttggaaacttcgttACACTTTAAGTTATTTTCTCATTTACTTGAAGTACCTGGTTACCACAATATTTTAGTTGAACACATGTGTATTTCGTTGGTATTTTGTGTATAAATAGTAACAttaatggtattttttgtactaaaaaaacaacaatgatattttttgaacatTTGAAAACCGGGTAACCTACAATAGccggtaaaatggtattttgtgTAAAGAAAAaacaatggtttttttttttttttatacatttttgaaacttcgttacctttttaaatcattttcctAACTTTTTAATAATGTGAAAACGTCATTTTGTTAGCTTGTGAGATCAAATTATTGGCTTTTCAATGGCTTAAGAACAGATGTAGATGGGGTAGATGTAGATGGGGTAGGGTTTATTATGGGATTCTTGGGTTATCCAATGTAACTTGTTAATCATGTAACcgtttttcttcatttttaataaatcttgttgttaaaaaaaaactttttcataaTTAGTAGCCCAATATTTCTACAAAATTGTTTCTTGCGAAATAGGTTTGTAGTTATGTTTGGATTAGGCACTACAAAACTTTGGACCCCAAtgcaaaattaattttttttttcaatttctttgtCTTTTTATCCGGAGAGTCTTACACTAAAGAACATTTTGTAATGATGTTCAttcatattattatatttttctccatacataataatttatattttacaaGATTGTACATACAAATTTCTAAAACATAAATTTATGTATGAAGAAAAAGTGTTGTGTACAAATCACTTTCAGTTTTGAAAATGTACTCCAGGTGTTACGATTTAAGTCTCACTTAGAACAAAAGTGTGTATTTATGTATAAATAAAAATTGTATGAGTTAACCATAAAAAAAAGTCACATTTGGGACAAATGAGGTTTTAAGGTCGCGCATTTCGGTGagagtttaaacaaaaaaaaattgtgataTAAAATTTGGGTTATGTTATAATGTGTGGCAAAATAATGATATAATTAGGTATATTTTTCAAAGCAAAATGCTTTATGAAGAAATAAAAGTAGGATGGTATTACAACATTGTACCATCAACTTTTACTTATTAAGGCATTCTACTTAGAAAAATCTACCCAAGTATAGTATACACTATACAAAGTTGAGAACCAATTAACATAAATGATAAGTAGAAAATAGTCTCACAGCCACCTTGTCCTAGAATGGAACATAATCGTAAGCAAATCATGATAAAAGATTTAAACTCAATTAGCACAAACACAAAGAGCTTGTCTAgtagaattatttcattcttcgTTCTCGCTCCAGAGAGAAATTTTCCATTATTATTTCATGAGTTACAACATCTTGCCCATTCATTACATCAACAGTCTATCTTTGATCCATACTTTTCAACAAAGggaaattatatttaaaaaataaaagaaactatCAGGCATGTCGATTGTTGAATAGTAAAAGAATGTGGCTAGAAAGTGAAACCcagaaaagtcaaaaattaaaaattaaaacacaTCTTGACTACATTATCAAACTAAGCAATTTCTTGGTTATGAGGGCAACTAAAAAAAgactttacttttatttattaacattataccaatttagttatgaccatAGACACATTAATCCAgtagtttcccacttggatatgtcgctaactacaattgcaagtacAACCTCAAATAACTAGTAAATAGTGTTTTCAAAGACAATACCAGACTTTGttggtcctaagataagtgatcaactattccttcGTTCTTCCCAATATCGTATAAACATGAGCACGTATTAGAATCAATCTTATTGTCCAAGATTCTGTTTCCCCATAATCCCGTTTTGTGATGACGTCattagactactaattgaacacatcaatttattcTCGactgggcccaacactataatgtcaacatcaaaacaccGAGGGCCCCAAAGATATCCATTTTCctactaaggcaaaaggaacaaATCAATTTCGACTATATAATCATACAATTTTACTTATCGAGTCATACATGGAAATACACTTTATAACACTTAGTTACGAGATGTGTTGGAGTAAACCAATTCATAAAACATGACTTATATATCTCTATTTTAAGAATAgaggatattatcgtcttagaattactcgtgattaaatccatgaagtaatttctAAGTGCGGGTTTaaccaatacttaaaatctctatttctaagtactcatgaattttTCAGCAATACCAATGCCATGTCCAGTCTCTATGGACAATCTACAaatgattcatgacagtcttaaagcAATACTTAgtcccaaagtatgatcgactatggtaTTTCAAATAACTcaatattcaggaagtaaaacatgcaaaataaaacacaaggATAAATTAATTTACAAATGGTTTCATAcacattgaatataaataaatcacTATTTAATTAATCACCATCCAGTTACAATTTATCAATAttacaatgcttcaaaataatcAACTACTAAAATCTAAAATCTAATATAATCTCTTAGTCCAATGCTCCTATCATGCTCAAAGTACTTGACCTTGCTAAGACCCTTTGTCAGAGAGGAATAACATGAGTTTCTTCTGTTGATACAAGATTTAGCATGAGTGCACCTTCTTCAACCTTATGTCTAATGTAGTAATATTTCCTCTGTATATGCCTGGATATGCCATGATCTTTATGCTCTTTTGTTAAAGCTACTACAACCTCATtgtcgcagaaaatctccattggttatTGGATTGATGGAAAAACTTCAAGATCTCCAATGAAATTCTTTAACCACAtagcctccttcgcagcctcgctTGTTGCgatgtactctgatttataagTAGAATCATTCGTTGTTTGTTTCTtcaaacttttccaagttactgctccaccATTCAATAAGAAAACCCAACCAGATTGAgaataactattatcttgatctgtTTGAAAACTGATGTCACTAACCCATTCACCTTAAGTTCATATTTTCCGCCAAAAACTAAGATCATATCCTTTTTTTCGCAAATAAttaagaatgttcttcactgtaGTCCAATGAGCTAAACCAGGAtttccctgatatctgctaaccgtGCTCAAGGCATAAGCtgcatcaggtcaagtacatgtTATAGAATACATGATTGATCCTATAGTCGAAGCATGTGGAATTTAACTCATAGTGTCTATTTCCTTATCACTACTGGGGCATTGAGCCTTGCTCAATTTAATAGTACTACCTCCGTCTCATATTTATtatccacttttgacttttgaagtctttatttttcaactttgaccttaaatatttttatttgtgttataagtTACTTGATGAAACATataacaatgaaaatacatttaaaacacaatccattcatatattttgaatcaagtattatatatcaaaaacaaaaatatttaaggccAAAATTGAAGAATAAAGACTCAAAAAGTCAAACGTGGACAAGATCCATActaggacttagtcagagtacaacCTACTGTCTTT containing:
- the LOC111916290 gene encoding heat shock 70 kDa protein 1, which translates into the protein MSGRGKVPAIGIDLGTTYSCVSVWQHNNVEIIANDQGNRTTPSFVAFNDTERLVGDSAKNQAAYNPTNTIFDVKRLIGRRASDEIVQKDMKLWPFKVEAGSDDKPKILVTYKGEEKEFSAEEISSMVLAKMKRVAETFLGSDVEKAVITVPAHFNDSQRQSTKDAAKVAGLEVLRMINEPTAAAIAYALEKRACEMNVLVFDIGGGTFDVSVISIDREGHIQVKATGGDTHLGGEDFDNRMVKHFVEEIKRKHKEDISSNQRALGRLRVHCERAKRIVSTAVQTRIDIDCLVNGKDFSLKFTRAKFEEVNMDLFNKCMEPVEQCLRDANMNKDSIDEVVLVGGSTRIPKVQQLLQELFNGKSLCQNINPDEAVAHGAGILAAQLSGMGDEAVQGLELIDITPLSLGFKVKGDLMYVLIPRNSPIPTKKEDTFCTSFENQTVVNFDVYQGERDKASENYLLGRLELSGFPSAPRGEVKFNACFEIDADGILNVSAREITSGVNKTIKITHNGSLSKEEIEKMIEDAERYKFEDEAHLKKVMSHIALDNFVSKVQASLKKMGLNEKDLKDLDHQIAETIEWLDENPDAEEGELEDKKTELYNLCTQKKLSHEAKASLNSLFDSVNFER